Proteins encoded in a region of the Lemur catta isolate mLemCat1 chromosome 14, mLemCat1.pri, whole genome shotgun sequence genome:
- the DEPP1 gene encoding protein DEPP1, protein MRSRLLLSVAHLPTIRESTEEMLPGGPGQEPPASPSLDDYVRSICQLAQPTSLLDEATALGRPRPPHQLGQACEKSPPVPSLQDITARCSGQQPTLPEANIVDPLDWLFGESQEQLPSRRELPRRTGLWGLHRQMDSGKARGAPRGRLCEARAPGHSLARPPRDGHQSSNLRSQISGQPGQAVASPHPSSVLRTLYSLLPVIHEL, encoded by the coding sequence ATGAGGTCCCGGCTTCTGCTTTCTGTGGCCCATCTGCCCACAATCCGGGAGAGCACGGAGGAGATGCTGCCtggggggccagggcaggagcccCCAGCCTCGCCCAGCCTGGACGACTATGTGAGGTCCATCTGTCAGCTCGCGCAGCCCACCTCCCTACTGGACGAGGCCACAGCCCTGGGCCGGCCCCGGCCACCCCACCAGCTGGGCCAGGCCTGCGAGAAGAGCCCCCCTGTCCCATCCCTGCAGGACATCACTGCCCGCTGCAGCGGCCAGCAGCCCACACTGCCAGAAGCCAACATTGTTGACCCCCTGGACTGGCTCTTTGGGGAGTCCCAGGAGCAGCTGCCAAGTCGGAGGGAGCTGCCGAGGAGGACTGGCCTCTGGGGTCTGCACAGACAGATGGACAGTGGCAAGGCCAGGGGGGCGCCCAGAGGGAGGCTCTGTGAAGCCAGGGCACCTGGGCACTCTCTGGCACGGCCACCACGGGATGGGCACCAGAGCTCCAACCTGAGGAGCCAGATTTCTGGGCAGCCTGGCCAGGCCGTGGCCTCCCCCCACCCAAGCAGCGTCCTCAGAACTCTCTACTCTCTGCTCCCGGTGATCCACGAACTCTGA